In a genomic window of Streptomyces sp. BHT-5-2:
- a CDS encoding response regulator transcription factor has translation MSVLLEQPSSLVAYRPNKPTAMVVVADPRVRSTVTRHLWALGVRDVIEASSIAEARPRVGNPRDICVADVHLPDGSGLTLLSETRAAGWPNGLALSAADDIGAVRNALAGGVKGYVVTGTRTNLGLPGRPGTSPIGANAARMQRRPPGAPGHPGGYRELSGREVEVLRLVAEGQSNKAIGVSMGLSALTVKSHLARIARKLGTGDRAGMVAVALRTGIIH, from the coding sequence GTGTCAGTTCTCCTTGAGCAGCCTTCGAGCCTGGTCGCCTACCGCCCGAACAAGCCGACCGCCATGGTCGTCGTGGCCGACCCTCGCGTCCGCTCCACCGTCACCCGTCACCTGTGGGCCCTCGGCGTACGTGACGTGATCGAGGCTTCGTCCATCGCGGAGGCCCGTCCCCGCGTCGGCAACCCGCGCGACATCTGCGTGGCCGACGTCCACCTTCCCGACGGCTCCGGCCTGACCCTGCTGTCCGAGACCCGGGCGGCCGGCTGGCCCAACGGCCTCGCACTGTCCGCGGCCGACGACATCGGCGCCGTGCGCAACGCCCTCGCCGGCGGCGTCAAGGGCTACGTCGTCACCGGCACCCGCACCAACCTCGGCCTGCCGGGCCGGCCGGGCACCTCTCCGATCGGGGCCAACGCGGCCCGTATGCAGCGGCGCCCGCCGGGCGCCCCGGGCCACCCCGGCGGCTACCGTGAGCTGTCCGGGCGCGAGGTGGAGGTGTTGCGGCTGGTGGCGGAGGGCCAGTCGAACAAGGCCATCGGCGTCTCGATGGGGCTCTCGGCGCTGACCGTGAAGAGCCATCTGGCCCGGATCGCGCGCAAGCTCGGCACCGGCGACCGGGCCGGGATGGTGGCGGTCGCACTGCGCACCGGCATCATCCACTGA
- a CDS encoding DUF3000 domain-containing protein yields the protein MAAAQEHLADSADETPIPFRQAVEALRAARLRPEIETDPTPAPKRLAPYAYALEAAVVERGAGPDGEDRDLADGRLVVLHQPAGDETWQGTFRVVTLARAELEPEMGTDPLLPEVSWSWLTGALEARGVRYGAPSGTVTRAGSHYFGGLAAREPVTQIEIRASWTPEEGPGGVPDLAAHLSAWCDLLCQVAGLPPTPLEPAPPGGVVALPQRRGPQAR from the coding sequence ATGGCTGCGGCTCAAGAACACCTCGCGGACAGCGCGGACGAGACACCGATCCCCTTCCGTCAGGCGGTCGAGGCGCTCCGCGCGGCACGACTGCGGCCGGAGATCGAGACCGACCCGACCCCCGCGCCGAAGCGGCTCGCACCGTACGCCTACGCGCTGGAGGCCGCGGTCGTCGAACGTGGGGCGGGGCCGGACGGCGAGGACCGGGATCTGGCGGACGGGCGGCTGGTGGTGCTGCACCAGCCGGCCGGCGACGAGACCTGGCAGGGGACGTTCCGGGTGGTGACGCTGGCCCGCGCGGAGCTGGAGCCGGAGATGGGCACCGATCCGCTGCTGCCCGAGGTGTCGTGGTCCTGGCTGACCGGTGCGCTGGAGGCGCGCGGGGTGCGCTACGGCGCGCCGAGCGGGACGGTCACCCGGGCCGGGTCGCACTACTTCGGCGGGCTGGCGGCGCGGGAGCCGGTGACGCAGATCGAGATCCGGGCGTCGTGGACGCCGGAGGAGGGGCCCGGCGGGGTGCCGGATCTCGCGGCGCACCTGTCGGCGTGGTGCGATCTGCTGTGCCAGGTGGCGGGGCTGCCGCCGACGCCGCTCGAACCGGCGCCGCCCGGCGGGGTGGTGGCGCTGCCGCAGCGCCGCGGTCCGCAGGCCCGCTGA
- the hemE gene encoding uroporphyrinogen decarboxylase has protein sequence MSANDARTGQQQTATYDSAFLKACRREPVPHTPVWFMRQAGRSLPEYRKVREGIAMLDSCTRPELVTEITLQPVRRHGVDAAIYYSDIVVPLKAIGVDLDIKPGVGPVVENPIRSRADLERLRPLEPGDVPYVTEAIGLLTRELGGTPLIGFAGAPFTLASYLVEGGPSRNHEHTKALMYGDPQLWADLLDRLADITAAFLKVQIEAGAGAVQLFDSWVGALSPADYRRSVLPASAKVFDAVASHGVPRIHFGVGTGELLGLLGEAGADVVGVDWRIPLDEAARRVGPGKALQGNLDPAVLFAPREAVETKASEVLDAAAGLPGHIFNLGHGVLPDTDPDALTRLVEYVHTRTAR, from the coding sequence GTGAGCGCCAACGATGCCCGGACGGGCCAGCAGCAGACCGCGACGTACGACTCGGCCTTCCTCAAGGCGTGCCGGCGCGAGCCGGTGCCGCACACGCCGGTGTGGTTCATGCGGCAGGCCGGGCGCTCGCTCCCCGAGTACCGCAAGGTCCGCGAGGGCATCGCGATGCTGGACTCCTGCACGCGGCCCGAGCTGGTCACCGAGATCACGCTGCAGCCCGTGCGCCGGCACGGCGTGGACGCCGCGATCTACTACAGCGACATCGTGGTGCCCCTGAAGGCCATCGGCGTAGACCTCGACATCAAGCCCGGCGTCGGCCCCGTCGTCGAGAACCCGATCCGCAGCCGGGCCGACCTGGAGCGGCTGCGCCCGCTGGAGCCCGGCGACGTCCCCTACGTCACCGAGGCCATCGGCCTGCTCACCCGCGAGCTGGGCGGCACCCCGCTGATCGGCTTCGCCGGCGCGCCGTTCACCCTCGCCAGCTACCTCGTCGAGGGCGGCCCGTCCCGCAACCACGAGCACACCAAGGCCCTGATGTACGGCGACCCGCAGCTGTGGGCCGACCTGCTGGACCGGCTCGCGGACATCACCGCCGCCTTCCTCAAGGTCCAGATCGAGGCCGGGGCCGGTGCGGTGCAGCTCTTCGACTCCTGGGTCGGCGCGCTCTCCCCGGCCGACTACCGGCGCTCGGTGCTGCCGGCCTCCGCCAAGGTCTTCGACGCGGTCGCCTCCCACGGCGTCCCGCGGATCCACTTCGGCGTCGGCACCGGCGAACTCCTCGGCCTGCTGGGCGAGGCCGGGGCGGACGTGGTCGGCGTCGACTGGCGGATCCCCCTGGACGAGGCGGCCCGCCGGGTCGGCCCCGGCAAGGCGCTCCAGGGCAACCTCGACCCGGCCGTGCTCTTCGCCCCCCGCGAGGCCGTCGAGACCAAGGCCAGCGAGGTGCTCGACGCCGCCGCCGGCCTCCCGGGCCACATCTTCAACCTCGGCCACGGCGTGCTGCCCGACACCGACCCGGACGCGCTGACCCGCCTCGTCGAGTACGTCCACACCCGGACCGCGCGCTGA
- a CDS encoding FAD-dependent oxidoreductase — MAAPERLVVIGGDAAGMSAASQARRLKGPDALAVTAFERGRFTSYSACGIPYWVGGLVDGPDALIARTPDEHRARGIDLRLRTEVTEIDLDRGRVRSRDLADGGREEWTGFDKLVVATGARPLRPPLPGIDAPGVYGVQTLEDGQRLLTGLRGAPVRRAVVIGAGYIGVEMAEALVHRGYEVTVLEQGAQPMSTLDPDMGALVHTAMSGMGIEVVTGARVTAVLTEGADGPARAVVTDDAEYPADVVVLGLGVRPETALAEAAGLPLGPSGGLRTDLAMRVAGQEHVWAGGDCVEVRDLITGEHRHIALGTHANKHGQVIGSNVAGGCATFPGVVGTAVSKVCDLEIARTGPLERQARAAGLRFVTVTIESTSRAGYYPEARPMHVKMLAERRTGRLLGVQIVGREGAAKRVDIAAVALTAGMTVEQMTALDLGYAPPFSPVWDPVLVAARKATAAVREAGA; from the coding sequence ATGGCGGCGCCGGAGCGGCTGGTGGTCATCGGCGGCGACGCGGCGGGGATGTCCGCCGCCTCACAGGCCCGGCGGCTGAAGGGCCCGGACGCGCTGGCCGTCACGGCCTTCGAGCGCGGCCGCTTCACGTCGTACTCGGCCTGCGGCATCCCGTACTGGGTGGGCGGCCTGGTCGACGGTCCGGACGCGCTGATCGCCCGGACCCCGGACGAGCACCGGGCCCGCGGCATCGACCTGCGGCTGCGCACCGAGGTCACCGAGATCGACCTGGACCGGGGCCGGGTGCGCAGCCGGGATCTGGCGGACGGCGGCCGGGAGGAGTGGACCGGCTTCGACAAGCTGGTGGTGGCCACCGGGGCGCGCCCGCTGCGGCCGCCGCTGCCGGGGATCGACGCGCCGGGCGTGTACGGGGTGCAGACGCTGGAGGACGGGCAGCGGCTGCTGACCGGTCTGCGCGGCGCGCCGGTCCGGCGGGCGGTGGTGATCGGCGCCGGTTACATCGGCGTCGAGATGGCCGAGGCGCTGGTGCACCGGGGCTACGAGGTGACGGTGCTGGAGCAGGGCGCGCAGCCGATGTCCACCCTGGACCCGGACATGGGGGCGCTGGTGCACACCGCGATGTCCGGGATGGGCATCGAGGTGGTGACCGGCGCGCGGGTGACCGCCGTGCTGACGGAGGGGGCGGACGGCCCGGCCCGCGCGGTGGTCACGGACGACGCCGAGTACCCGGCGGACGTGGTGGTGCTCGGGCTGGGCGTCCGCCCGGAGACTGCGCTGGCCGAGGCGGCGGGTCTGCCGCTGGGCCCGTCCGGCGGCCTGCGCACCGACCTGGCGATGCGGGTGGCCGGCCAGGAGCACGTCTGGGCGGGCGGGGACTGCGTCGAGGTGCGCGACCTGATCACCGGCGAGCACCGGCACATCGCGCTGGGCACCCACGCCAACAAGCACGGCCAGGTGATCGGGTCCAACGTGGCCGGTGGCTGTGCGACCTTCCCGGGGGTCGTCGGCACGGCCGTCAGCAAGGTCTGCGATCTGGAGATCGCCCGCACCGGGCCGCTGGAGCGCCAGGCGCGGGCGGCGGGGCTGCGGTTCGTGACCGTCACCATCGAGTCGACCAGCCGCGCCGGCTACTACCCCGAGGCCCGCCCGATGCACGTGAAGATGCTCGCCGAGCGGCGCACCGGGCGGCTGCTGGGGGTACAGATCGTCGGCCGGGAGGGCGCCGCGAAGCGGGTGGACATCGCCGCGGTGGCGCTCACCGCGGGGATGACGGTGGAGCAGATGACCGCCCTGGATCTGGGTTACGCACCGCCGTTCTCACCGGTGTGGGACCCGGTCCTGGTGGCGGCCCGCAAGGCGACCGCGGCGGTGCGGGAGGCCGGGGCCTGA
- a CDS encoding aldehyde dehydrogenase family protein, producing MALLDPKDWCALRGGPAAALEPATGEALAELTLAAPADVADAAIAAAAAQRDWARRPYTERAAVLRRAGDLVHRHAEEIGEWLVREAGSVRGKAGFEIRTAAEECYEAAALAHRPLGQVLPSGAPRLSYTTRVPAGVVGVIAPFNVPLVLAVRSVAPALALGNAVVLKPDPRTAVCGGHVLAAVLAEAGLPEGLLHVLPGGADVGRTLVEDPRVRMISFTGSTAAGRSVGALAAQHLKRAHLELGGNSAFLVLPDADLDAAMSTAAWASFFHQGQVCMTAGRHLVHASLYDEYVARLAAKADALTVGDPFRAQVHLGPVIDRGQLDRIDALVRESAAAGVRIAAGGTHEELFYRPTVLADAGPDAGGPGSVGASPAYGEEVFGPVAPVRAFRTLDEAVALANESPYGLALGVVTRDAARALELADRIPTGLLHINDQTVNDEPVAAFGGLADSGTGARFGGEANLDAFTETRWTTVRATPAAYPF from the coding sequence ATGGCCCTGCTCGACCCCAAGGACTGGTGCGCCCTGCGCGGCGGCCCCGCCGCGGCGCTGGAACCGGCGACCGGCGAGGCGCTGGCGGAGCTGACCCTGGCCGCACCCGCCGACGTCGCGGACGCGGCGATCGCGGCCGCCGCGGCGCAGCGGGACTGGGCGCGCCGGCCGTACACGGAGCGGGCCGCGGTGCTGCGCCGGGCCGGCGACCTCGTGCACCGGCACGCCGAGGAGATCGGCGAGTGGCTCGTCCGGGAGGCCGGCAGCGTCCGCGGCAAGGCCGGGTTCGAGATCCGCACCGCGGCCGAGGAGTGCTACGAGGCCGCCGCGCTCGCCCATCGCCCGCTCGGCCAGGTGCTGCCCTCGGGCGCGCCGCGCCTGTCGTACACCACCCGGGTGCCGGCCGGTGTGGTCGGGGTGATCGCACCGTTCAACGTCCCGCTGGTCCTCGCGGTCCGGTCGGTCGCGCCGGCTTTGGCGCTGGGCAACGCGGTGGTGCTCAAGCCCGATCCGCGGACCGCGGTGTGCGGCGGGCACGTGCTCGCCGCGGTCCTCGCCGAGGCCGGTCTGCCGGAGGGGCTGCTGCACGTCCTGCCCGGCGGCGCGGACGTGGGACGGACGCTGGTCGAGGACCCGCGGGTGCGGATGATCTCCTTCACCGGCTCGACCGCGGCCGGCCGCAGCGTCGGCGCGCTGGCCGCGCAGCACCTCAAGCGGGCCCATCTCGAACTGGGCGGCAACAGCGCCTTCCTGGTGCTGCCGGACGCCGATCTGGACGCGGCGATGTCCACCGCCGCCTGGGCGTCGTTCTTCCACCAGGGCCAGGTGTGCATGACGGCCGGCCGGCACCTGGTGCACGCCTCGCTCTACGACGAGTACGTGGCGCGGCTGGCGGCGAAGGCGGACGCGCTGACGGTCGGGGACCCGTTCCGCGCGCAGGTCCACCTCGGCCCGGTCATCGACCGCGGGCAGCTCGACCGGATCGACGCGCTGGTGCGGGAGAGCGCCGCGGCAGGCGTGCGGATCGCCGCCGGCGGCACGCATGAGGAGCTGTTCTACCGGCCGACGGTCCTCGCCGACGCGGGCCCGGACGCCGGCGGTCCGGGCTCGGTGGGCGCCTCCCCCGCGTACGGCGAGGAGGTCTTCGGGCCGGTCGCGCCGGTCCGCGCCTTCAGAACCCTCGACGAGGCGGTGGCGCTGGCCAACGAGTCCCCCTACGGGCTGGCGCTGGGCGTCGTCACCCGTGACGCGGCCCGCGCCCTGGAGCTGGCCGACCGGATCCCCACCGGGCTGCTGCACATCAACGACCAGACCGTCAACGACGAGCCGGTGGCGGCCTTCGGCGGGCTGGCCGACTCCGGGACCGGCGCCCGCTTCGGCGGCGAGGCCAACCTCGACGCGTTCACCGAGACCCGCTGGACGACGGTGCGCGCCACCCCGGCGGCCTACCCCTTCTGA